In Brevibacterium pigmentatum, the sequence GGTGTCCGGAACGTCCGCGAAGACCTCATCGGGGGTCGAGACCCAGCTGAAGTGCTTGAACGGCCAGTTGATGAGGAACACGGTGCCGACCACGTCATCTTCGGAAACGTAGGGGTCCGTGTCCGTGTGATACCGCGAGTCGGCCGAGTTGCTGCGGTTGTCGCCCATCACCCAGTAGTGGCCTTCGGGCACGGTGACTTCGAATTCGACGTCCGAGGGTGCGGTGCCCTCATCGAGGTAGGTCTCGTCGATCGGTTCGCCGTTGACCATCAGGCGGCCTTCGGCGTCGCAGCACTTGATCGTGTCACCGCCGACGCCGATGACGCGTTTGATCAGCTGATTTCCCGAATCCGAGGGCGCCAGGCCGATGAATTCGAGGATCGGGTTCGGTGTGTACTCGGCGGTCTCGGCGGCCGAGAGCCAATGATCCGGGTCGTCGAAGACGATGATGTCGCCGCGATCAGCGGGTCCGAAGCGGTGCGCCATCTGGTTGACGAGCACCCGGTCATCGACCTGGAGGGTGGTCATCATGGACTCGGACGGAATGTAGAAAGCGCGGACGACCCACGTCTTCAGCGCCGTCGAGATGAGCAGGGCGACGACGATGATCGCCAGGGTCTCCAGCAGCCCGCGCGCAAACCGTTTCGAGGTGGATGGCGGGGAAGCTTCGGATTCGCTTGTCATTCGTTCGCTTTCACATCGGACCAGGACTGCGGCTGTGGACTGAACCGAGCGTATCAGCACAACTGTCGCCGAACACTCAGCCGCAATGCAGTTCCGTGCGAACGCTCAGAACTCCTCACAGACACTCAGTCGAGGACGATCGCCCTCGCCGAGGCGGGCGCTCAGTCGATCGAGGAACCGTGCCTGATGACCGGGCCGATGACCCGGTCGGTGGGGATGTATCCCCCACCGGGCCGTCCCAACAGCGACCGCGAATCGGCGGAGTCATTGCGGTTGTCGCCCATCACCCACATCGTGCCCTCGGGGACTTCGATGGAGAACTCCACTGCCGAGGCGGGGGTGGGGGCATAGTCTTCGTTCAAAGGTTTGCCGTTGAGGAGCAGACGCCCCTTCGCGTCGCAGCACTCCAAGGTGTCACCGCCGACGGCGATGACGCGTTTGACGTAGTAGACGTCACGGGGGCCGAGTCCGACCCAGGATCCGATCTTCTGCAGCGGAGTGGGCAGCGCATCGTCGACGAACGATCCGCGGCCGTCGAAGACGACGATGTCTCCGCGTTGGAGTTCTCCGCGCAGGGCGTCCGGTCGCCACACTGTGATCGAGTCGTCGACTTTCAGGGTCGGCTCCATCGAGGCGCTCGGAATGGTGAAGCGCTGGATGACGAATCCGCGGATCGATCCGCCGAGGACGACGATGATGACGACGATCGCCGCGATCGTCTTCCAGAACCGTGCCGAAGACAGAAGACGCGACCCGAAGGTCGCGTCTTCATGTCTGTTCGGCACCGTGTGATCATCTCCCACAGCGCCGGGCAAATCAGGCCTTTTCGCGGATGCGAGCAGCCTTGCCGCGCAGTTCGCGCAGGTAGTACAGCTTCGCACGGCGCACGGCACCGCGGGTGAGGACCTCGATCTTGTCGACGTTGGGCGAGTGCACCGGGAAGGTACGCTCCACACCGACGCCGAAGCTGATCTTACGAACGGTGAAGGTCTCGCGGACGCCGTCGCCCTGGCGACGGATGACGATTCCCTTGAAGACCTGGATACGCGAGCGCGAACCTTCGATCACCTTGACGTGAACGTTGAGGGTGTCGCCCGGACGGAATTCGGGAACGTCAGACTTCAGCGAGGCTGCATCTACAACATCGAGCTTCTGCATTGTGGTTTCTCCTGTGGCCTCTGCTTCAGGTCGAGGACACGCATATCGGACCGGTGAACCGGCAGCTGGATCGTCTGTCGGGATCTCTCCCCTTCGACCCGCCGATCGAAGCGACGGGCCACCGTGGGCACTCATCCCCCTGAAGCAGGTGAGTGCCAACAAACGCGACGCTCTATTCTGTCACGGTTGAGCGCTCAGACTCAAACCGCTCGAGCGCCGCCAGATCGTCCTTGTTCAGGTCATTGAGCTTCTCGAGCAGATCCGGTCTGACCTCGGCGGTGCGTTCGAGACGTCGGTCACGTCGCCAGCGTGCGATCGCGGCGTGGTTGCCGCTGAGCA encodes:
- the lepB gene encoding signal peptidase I, giving the protein MTSESEASPPSTSKRFARGLLETLAIIVVALLISTALKTWVVRAFYIPSESMMTTLQVDDRVLVNQMAHRFGPADRGDIIVFDDPDHWLSAAETAEYTPNPILEFIGLAPSDSGNQLIKRVIGVGGDTIKCCDAEGRLMVNGEPIDETYLDEGTAPSDVEFEVTVPEGHYWVMGDNRSNSADSRYHTDTDPYVSEDDVVGTVFLINWPFKHFSWVSTPDEVFADVPDTPAGVTGN
- the lepB gene encoding signal peptidase I produces the protein MPNRHEDATFGSRLLSSARFWKTIAAIVVIIVVLGGSIRGFVIQRFTIPSASMEPTLKVDDSITVWRPDALRGELQRGDIVVFDGRGSFVDDALPTPLQKIGSWVGLGPRDVYYVKRVIAVGGDTLECCDAKGRLLLNGKPLNEDYAPTPASAVEFSIEVPEGTMWVMGDNRNDSADSRSLLGRPGGGYIPTDRVIGPVIRHGSSID
- the rplS gene encoding 50S ribosomal protein L19; this translates as MQKLDVVDAASLKSDVPEFRPGDTLNVHVKVIEGSRSRIQVFKGIVIRRQGDGVRETFTVRKISFGVGVERTFPVHSPNVDKIEVLTRGAVRRAKLYYLRELRGKAARIREKA